The Roseococcus microcysteis genome contains a region encoding:
- a CDS encoding sulfite exporter TauE/SafE family protein codes for MLLQIYLPIAEMSVDALLLVGIGFGVGWLSGLFGVGGGFLLTPLLMLIGIPSFVAVASGANQTLGASVSGLIAQARRGNVDWRMGAVLVAGGLLGSFAGVQLFAFLREKGQVDAAVALFYVVVLGIVGLLMVMESVRAIFRRVRARPQRLHQHSWAHGLPFKMRFRQSRLYISVLPPIAVGFGIGVLSAVMGVGGGFMLVPAMIYILGMPTSVVIGTSLFHVVCITASVTFFQAVQVGGVDIVLTMLLLAGGVAGAQFGASMGARLRGEETRALLGLLVLGVALMLMWNLVTPPERLFSVTRAP; via the coding sequence TTGTTGTTGCAAATCTACCTGCCCATCGCGGAAATGAGCGTGGATGCCCTTCTCCTGGTGGGCATCGGCTTTGGCGTGGGCTGGCTGTCGGGGCTGTTCGGCGTGGGCGGCGGCTTCCTGCTGACGCCGCTGCTGATGCTGATCGGCATTCCCTCCTTCGTCGCGGTGGCCTCCGGCGCGAACCAGACGCTGGGCGCCTCGGTCTCGGGCCTCATCGCCCAGGCGCGGCGGGGCAATGTGGACTGGCGCATGGGCGCCGTGCTGGTGGCGGGCGGCCTGCTGGGCAGCTTCGCCGGCGTGCAGCTCTTTGCCTTCCTGCGCGAGAAGGGCCAGGTGGATGCCGCCGTGGCCCTGTTCTACGTGGTGGTGCTGGGCATCGTGGGCCTGCTGATGGTGATGGAGAGCGTGCGCGCCATCTTCCGCCGCGTCCGCGCCCGCCCGCAGCGGCTGCACCAGCATTCCTGGGCGCATGGCCTGCCCTTCAAGATGCGCTTCCGGCAGAGCCGCCTCTACATCTCCGTCCTGCCGCCGATCGCGGTGGGGTTCGGCATCGGCGTGCTCTCGGCCGTGATGGGCGTGGGCGGCGGCTTCATGCTGGTGCCGGCCATGATCTACATCCTGGGCATGCCGACCTCGGTCGTCATCGGCACCTCGCTGTTCCATGTGGTCTGCATCACGGCCTCGGTCACCTTCTTCCAGGCGGTGCAGGTGGGCGGCGTGGACATCGTGCTGACCATGCTGCTGCTGGCCGGTGGTGTGGCGGGCGCGCAGTTCGGCGCCTCCATGGGGGCCCGGCTGCGCGGCGAGGAGACGCGCGCGCTGCTGGGCCTGCTGGTGCTGGGCGTGGCCCTGATGCTGATGTGGAACCTGGTCACCCCACCCGAACGCCTGTTCTCGGTCACGCGCGCGCCATGA
- a CDS encoding bifunctional metallophosphatase/5'-nucleotidase yields MLRRRVLAGLPVSALLASPTLRPARAQSVSRVALLHLNDFHSRHEPIAASGATCRPGEACFGGSARIATAIAQAREAARADQRPALLLEAGDSFMGSLFFSHHEGLAEAAVQRAWGVQGFALGNHEFDKGPATLARYIEMAGFPVLCANLDATAEPALAGRVLPTVTFRNGPARLVVVGLVTTDTPVISSPGANLRFTDPAEAAERAVWAARREGPATVVLLSHLGFAEDERLAAQVPGVDAIIGGHTHLRIAPPRLVEGPDRPVLIVQAGAFGRFLGRLDLDLAADGTVLHHAQAMAELDAALAEDAAVAAIVAEYAGPLEAVRRAVVGRLPEAFTLEGCREQPCAMGNFVAEAMRRAVGAEIGWSNAGALRTSLPAGDVTRGDTLAAFPFGNTVARLTLRGDALRAALENGLSRLPEPNGRFPQLAGLRFRADASRPVGERALDVEVEEAPGEWRPLDPERAYRIATNNFLRRGGDGYADFAERALEAVDDGPLLEEVVARALGG; encoded by the coding sequence ATGCTTCGCCGTCGCGTCCTTGCCGGGCTTCCCGTCTCGGCCCTGCTCGCCAGCCCCACGCTGCGCCCCGCCCGTGCCCAGAGTGTCAGCCGGGTGGCGCTGCTGCACCTGAACGATTTCCACAGCCGGCATGAGCCCATCGCGGCCAGCGGCGCCACCTGCCGCCCGGGCGAGGCCTGCTTCGGCGGCTCGGCGCGAATCGCCACCGCCATCGCCCAGGCGCGCGAGGCCGCCCGCGCCGACCAGCGCCCCGCCTTGCTGCTGGAGGCGGGCGACAGCTTCATGGGCAGCCTGTTCTTCTCTCACCATGAGGGGCTGGCCGAGGCCGCGGTTCAGCGCGCCTGGGGGGTGCAGGGCTTCGCGCTGGGCAATCATGAATTCGACAAGGGGCCGGCCACGCTGGCCCGCTACATCGAGATGGCGGGCTTCCCCGTGCTCTGCGCCAATCTCGACGCCACGGCCGAGCCCGCGCTGGCCGGCCGCGTGCTGCCCACCGTGACCTTCCGCAACGGCCCGGCGCGGCTGGTGGTGGTGGGGCTGGTGACGACGGACACGCCCGTCATCTCCTCGCCCGGTGCGAATCTGCGCTTCACCGACCCCGCCGAGGCGGCCGAGCGTGCCGTCTGGGCCGCGCGGCGCGAGGGGCCGGCGACCGTCGTGCTGCTCTCGCATCTGGGATTCGCGGAGGATGAGCGCCTGGCCGCCCAGGTGCCCGGGGTGGACGCCATCATCGGCGGGCACACCCATCTGCGCATCGCCCCGCCCCGGCTGGTGGAGGGGCCGGACCGGCCGGTGCTGATCGTCCAGGCCGGCGCCTTCGGGCGGTTCCTGGGGCGGCTCGACCTCGACCTCGCGGCCGATGGCACGGTGCTGCACCACGCCCAGGCCATGGCGGAGCTGGACGCCGCCCTGGCCGAGGATGCCGCGGTGGCCGCCATCGTGGCCGAATATGCGGGCCCGCTGGAGGCCGTGCGCCGCGCCGTGGTGGGCCGCCTGCCCGAGGCCTTCACCCTGGAGGGCTGCCGCGAACAGCCCTGCGCCATGGGGAATTTCGTGGCCGAGGCGATGCGCCGGGCGGTGGGTGCCGAGATCGGGTGGAGCAATGCGGGTGCGCTGCGCACCAGCCTGCCGGCGGGTGACGTCACCCGTGGCGATACCCTGGCCGCCTTTCCCTTCGGCAACACCGTGGCGCGGCTGACCCTGCGGGGCGACGCCCTGCGGGCCGCGCTGGAGAACGGCCTCTCGCGCCTGCCCGAGCCCAATGGCCGCTTCCCGCAACTGGCTGGCCTGCGCTTCCGCGCCGATGCCTCGCGCCCGGTGGGGGAACGCGCCCTTGATGTGGAGGTGGAGGAGGCGCCCGGCGAATGGCGCCCCCTCGATCCCGAGCGCGCCTATCGTATCGCCACCAACAACTTCCTGCGGCGCGGCGGCGATGGCTATGCCGATTTCGCCGAGCGCGCGCTGGAGGCCGTGGATGACGGCCCCCTGCTGGAGGAAGTGGTGGCGCGGGCGCTGGGCGGCTGA
- the trpS gene encoding tryptophan--tRNA ligase, translated as MQRVFSGIQPSGVPTLGNYLGAIRNWVPMQDQHECLFCIVDLHAITQFQEPAQLLAQTREMAATLLACGLSPEKCVLFVQSHVPAHAELGWIFNCVARLGWLNRMTQFKDKAGKDREAASSGLYVYPNLMAADILAYKATSVPVGDDQRQHLELANDIAQKFNHDYGTDFFPRIEPFIQGVAARVMSLRDGTKKMSKSDPSDQSRINLNDDADTIALKIRRARTDAEPLPGHLAGLEGRAEARNLVGILAAVTGTLPENVLREHEGQGFGAFKEVLTEALVAHLAPIRKEMLRLLEDAPALDAALRRGAERAEAIANPILAEAKRLVGFLPRR; from the coding sequence ATGCAGCGCGTCTTCTCCGGCATCCAGCCCTCCGGCGTGCCCACCCTGGGCAACTACCTCGGCGCCATCCGCAACTGGGTGCCGATGCAGGATCAGCACGAATGCCTGTTCTGCATCGTGGACCTGCACGCCATCACCCAGTTCCAGGAGCCCGCGCAGCTACTCGCCCAGACGCGCGAAATGGCCGCGACCCTGCTGGCCTGCGGCCTCAGCCCCGAGAAATGCGTGCTGTTCGTGCAGAGCCATGTGCCGGCCCATGCCGAGCTCGGCTGGATCTTCAACTGCGTGGCGCGCCTGGGCTGGCTGAACCGCATGACGCAGTTCAAGGACAAGGCCGGCAAGGACCGCGAGGCGGCCAGCAGCGGCCTCTACGTCTATCCGAACCTCATGGCCGCCGACATCCTGGCCTACAAGGCGACCAGCGTGCCGGTGGGCGATGACCAGCGCCAGCATCTGGAACTGGCCAACGACATCGCCCAGAAATTCAACCACGACTACGGCACGGATTTCTTCCCGCGCATCGAGCCCTTCATCCAGGGCGTCGCGGCCCGGGTGATGAGCCTGCGCGACGGCACGAAGAAGATGTCGAAGTCCGACCCGTCGGACCAGTCGCGCATCAACCTGAACGATGACGCGGATACCATCGCGCTCAAGATCCGCCGCGCGCGCACCGACGCCGAGCCCCTGCCCGGCCACCTGGCCGGCCTCGAAGGCCGGGCCGAGGCGCGCAACCTGGTGGGCATCCTCGCCGCCGTCACCGGCACCCTGCCGGAGAACGTGCTGCGCGAGCATGAGGGCCAGGGCTTCGGCGCCTTCAAGGAGGTGCTGACCGAGGCGCTGGTCGCCCACCTCGCCCCCATCCGCAAGGAAATGCTGCGGCTGCTGGAGGATGCGCCGGCGCTGGACGCCGCACTGCGCCGGGGCGCGGAGCGGGCGGAGGCCATCGCGAACCCCATCCTGGCCGAGGCGAAGCGTCTGGTGGGCTTCCTGCCGCGGCGCTGA
- the murJ gene encoding murein biosynthesis integral membrane protein MurJ, which yields MLRSIATVGGWTMASRILGFARDILIASRLGAGPMADAFFVALKLPNLFRRLFGEGAFNAAFVPAFAATLTREGFAEAQRLAERMAGLMALWLSLLTLLGMVFMPQVLSVLAPGFSARPDQFALAVELTRIVFPYLLLICLVALVSGVLNGLSRFGAAAGAPVLFNVTAMAALLGLTPFVATPAHALAWGVTASGVLQLALVWWAARQAGMALNPVRRITLGPNERGVLRRMGPGIIGAGVTQLNLAVDVIIASLLPAGAVSFLYYADRVAQLPLGVVGAAIGTALLPLLAAQIAARQKLSAHRSQNRALEISLALTLPAAVALAVLAAPIITVLFERGAFGAAAAAETARVLAAYAAGLVAFVLVKALVPAFFARGDTTTPVVVGVGVVAMNLGLNLLFLWATPLGASGIALATGLAAWANVAVLLWLLHRKRHFRADRRLRRNAPRLLAAALAMGVALALGAFWLAPGPGALGAMWLALICAVGGVIYFGVAHLLGGLDLRELRRMVRRRR from the coding sequence ATGCTGCGCTCCATCGCCACGGTGGGCGGCTGGACCATGGCCAGCCGCATCCTCGGCTTCGCGCGCGACATCCTGATCGCCTCGCGCCTGGGGGCCGGCCCGATGGCCGATGCCTTCTTCGTGGCGCTGAAACTGCCCAACCTCTTCCGCCGCCTCTTCGGCGAGGGCGCCTTCAACGCCGCCTTCGTCCCCGCCTTCGCCGCCACCCTCACGCGCGAGGGTTTCGCGGAAGCCCAGCGCCTGGCCGAGCGGATGGCGGGGCTGATGGCGCTTTGGCTGTCCCTGCTCACGCTGCTGGGCATGGTCTTCATGCCGCAGGTGCTGTCGGTGCTGGCGCCCGGCTTCTCGGCGCGGCCCGACCAGTTCGCGTTGGCCGTGGAGCTGACGCGCATCGTCTTTCCCTACCTGCTGCTCATCTGCCTGGTGGCGCTGGTGTCAGGCGTGCTGAACGGGCTGTCGCGCTTCGGGGCGGCGGCGGGGGCGCCGGTGCTGTTCAACGTGACGGCCATGGCGGCCCTGCTGGGGCTGACGCCCTTCGTCGCCACGCCGGCCCATGCGCTGGCCTGGGGGGTGACGGCCTCGGGCGTGCTGCAACTCGCCCTGGTGTGGTGGGCGGCGCGGCAGGCGGGCATGGCGCTGAACCCGGTGCGGCGCATCACCCTTGGCCCGAATGAGCGAGGCGTGTTGCGGCGGATGGGGCCGGGCATCATCGGCGCGGGCGTCACGCAGCTGAACCTGGCGGTGGATGTCATCATCGCCTCGCTGCTGCCGGCGGGCGCCGTGTCCTTCCTCTATTACGCGGACCGGGTGGCGCAGCTGCCGCTGGGCGTGGTGGGGGCGGCCATCGGCACCGCGCTGCTGCCGCTGCTGGCGGCGCAGATCGCGGCGCGGCAGAAGCTCTCGGCGCATCGCAGCCAGAACCGGGCGCTGGAGATCTCCCTCGCCCTCACCCTGCCCGCCGCGGTGGCCTTGGCGGTGCTGGCCGCGCCCATCATCACCGTGCTGTTCGAGCGGGGGGCCTTCGGCGCGGCGGCGGCGGCCGAGACGGCGCGGGTGCTGGCCGCCTATGCGGCGGGGCTGGTGGCCTTCGTGCTGGTCAAGGCGCTGGTCCCGGCCTTCTTCGCCCGTGGCGACACCACCACCCCCGTGGTCGTGGGTGTGGGCGTGGTGGCGATGAATCTGGGGCTGAACCTGCTCTTCCTCTGGGCCACGCCGCTGGGGGCCTCGGGTATCGCCCTGGCCACGGGGCTGGCCGCCTGGGCGAATGTGGCCGTGCTGCTGTGGCTGCTGCACCGCAAGCGCCACTTTCGCGCCGACCGCCGCCTGCGCCGCAACGCGCCACGCCTGCTGGCGGCGGCGCTGGCCATGGGTGTGGCTCTGGCGCTGGGCGCCTTCTGGCTTGCGCCCGGTCCGGGCGCGCTTGGCGCGATGTGGCTCGCCCTGATCTGCGCCGTGGGGGGCGTGATCTATTTCGGCGTGGCGCATCTGCTGGGCGGGCTCGACCTGCGCGAGCTGCGCCGGATGGTGCGGCGGCGGCGGTAA
- a CDS encoding [protein-PII] uridylyltransferase — protein MTLATAPRAQARLQDRLLPDGVPIARDQALALLRRELGGVQAWVQHAFESRETHGLGAARRLGERMDQVMLAILDYGGAMVPPMPGAARLDFALVATGGYGRGVLAPHSDIDLLFLTQREPGARTRRLIEFILYLLWDLGLKVGHATRSAQDCLTEGCKDVTILTALVDARFLGGDAEAFAHFTENFTRHRLESGIAPFLAAKRAERAARHARYGESPFLVEPHVKEGRGGLRDLQTLYWLARYAFGVQKMPELVGPDSPGGGLLSAHEARAIRRAWDFLWTLRFHLHYVTGRAEERLTFDLQPVIAARMGYTRHGAQDGSERLMKHLFLTARDVVRFTRVLEPAIERAALGPPATRREGDEGLAALGLAFADGKLVAAPPDRDFSREPVLMLRIVKAARDRCLDIHPLAVRALIRHARQAERLRGDPEANRLFLDLLMGKGAAKWMRLLNEAGFLGRFIPEWQRITGLMQFDTYHVFTVDEHTIEAIGVLQQIESGALAEVAPVASELAGQLQSRRALYVAALLHDIAKGRGGDHSEIGARLAQEICPRLGMSAEETETVSWLVLHHLLVSQTAFKRDIEDPKTILDIADQVQSPERLRLLLVLTVADMRAVGPRVWNAWKATLLREVYWRVSEVLAGGMTVPERDVRVARAKEAAIAALPAFTQAEAEHFLSLGYPGYWLSFDAETHARHASMIRDAEATRAPLTVRTRVLPERGVTEVTVYCTDHPGLFSKISGALAVAGASIVDARIHTLTNGMALDTFWVQDSSDDAFDAPHRLARLSVLIEQSLSGRLQLDAEIRKVRREPARLAAVTVPPRVVFDNFASNTHTVIEVNGRDRPGLLHDVTAAISEQGLQIASAHITTYGVRAVDVFYVKDVFGLKIENERKLAPLREALLDALTPPDAPGGGGVSVLMREVASQA, from the coding sequence ATGACGCTCGCCACCGCCCCACGGGCCCAAGCACGGCTGCAGGACCGCCTGCTGCCTGACGGCGTGCCCATCGCGCGCGACCAGGCGCTGGCCCTGCTGCGGCGGGAGCTGGGCGGGGTGCAGGCCTGGGTCCAGCACGCCTTCGAAAGCCGCGAAACCCATGGGCTGGGCGCCGCCCGCCGCCTGGGCGAACGGATGGACCAGGTGATGCTGGCCATCCTGGACTATGGCGGCGCCATGGTGCCCCCCATGCCCGGCGCCGCCCGGCTGGACTTCGCCCTGGTGGCGACCGGCGGCTATGGGCGCGGCGTGCTGGCGCCGCATTCGGACATTGACCTGCTTTTCCTCACCCAGCGCGAGCCCGGCGCCCGAACCCGGCGGCTGATCGAGTTCATCCTGTATCTTCTGTGGGACCTCGGGCTGAAGGTGGGCCACGCCACGCGCAGCGCCCAGGATTGTCTCACCGAAGGTTGCAAGGACGTCACCATCCTGACCGCCCTGGTGGATGCCCGCTTCCTGGGCGGCGACGCCGAGGCCTTCGCCCATTTCACCGAGAACTTCACCCGGCACCGGCTGGAGAGCGGCATCGCCCCCTTCCTGGCCGCCAAGCGCGCCGAACGCGCCGCCCGCCACGCCCGCTATGGCGAAAGCCCCTTCCTGGTCGAACCCCATGTGAAGGAAGGCCGGGGCGGGCTGCGGGATTTGCAGACCCTCTACTGGCTCGCCCGCTACGCCTTCGGCGTGCAGAAGATGCCGGAGCTCGTGGGCCCCGACAGCCCCGGCGGCGGGCTGCTGAGCGCGCACGAAGCCCGTGCCATCCGCCGCGCCTGGGACTTCCTCTGGACCCTGCGCTTCCACCTGCACTACGTCACCGGCCGGGCGGAGGAACGCCTCACCTTTGACCTCCAGCCCGTCATCGCCGCGCGCATGGGCTACACCCGCCACGGCGCGCAGGACGGGTCGGAGCGGCTGATGAAGCACCTCTTCCTGACGGCGCGCGACGTGGTGCGCTTCACCCGCGTGCTGGAACCGGCCATCGAGCGCGCGGCCTTGGGCCCGCCCGCCACAAGGCGCGAGGGGGATGAAGGGCTGGCCGCGCTGGGACTTGCCTTCGCCGATGGCAAGCTGGTGGCCGCCCCGCCTGACCGCGATTTCTCGCGCGAGCCCGTGCTGATGCTGCGCATCGTCAAGGCGGCGCGGGACCGCTGCCTGGACATCCACCCGCTGGCCGTCCGCGCCCTCATCCGCCACGCCCGCCAGGCGGAGCGCCTGCGCGGGGACCCCGAGGCCAACCGCCTCTTCCTCGACCTGCTGATGGGCAAGGGTGCGGCCAAATGGATGCGCCTGCTGAACGAGGCGGGCTTCCTCGGCCGCTTCATCCCCGAATGGCAGCGCATCACCGGGCTGATGCAGTTCGACACCTACCACGTCTTCACGGTGGACGAGCACACCATCGAGGCCATCGGGGTGCTGCAGCAGATCGAAAGCGGGGCGCTCGCGGAAGTCGCCCCGGTGGCGAGCGAGCTGGCCGGCCAGCTGCAATCCCGCCGCGCCCTCTATGTCGCCGCCCTCCTGCATGACATCGCCAAGGGCCGCGGCGGCGACCACAGCGAGATCGGCGCCCGCCTCGCCCAGGAGATCTGCCCGCGCCTGGGCATGAGCGCCGAGGAGACCGAGACCGTCTCCTGGCTGGTGCTGCACCACCTGCTCGTCTCCCAGACCGCCTTCAAGCGTGACATCGAGGACCCCAAGACCATCCTCGACATCGCCGACCAGGTGCAGTCGCCCGAACGCCTGCGCCTGCTGCTGGTGCTGACCGTGGCGGACATGCGCGCCGTCGGCCCCCGTGTCTGGAACGCATGGAAGGCCACCCTGCTGCGCGAGGTCTATTGGCGCGTTTCCGAAGTCCTCGCCGGCGGCATGACGGTGCCCGAGCGCGATGTGCGCGTGGCCCGCGCCAAGGAAGCCGCCATCGCCGCCCTGCCCGCCTTCACCCAGGCCGAGGCCGAGCATTTCCTCTCCCTGGGCTACCCCGGCTACTGGCTCTCCTTCGACGCCGAGACCCATGCCCGCCACGCCTCGATGATCCGCGACGCCGAGGCCACGCGCGCGCCGCTCACCGTCCGCACCCGTGTGCTGCCCGAGCGGGGCGTCACCGAGGTCACGGTCTATTGCACCGACCATCCGGGCCTGTTCAGCAAGATCTCGGGCGCGCTGGCCGTGGCCGGCGCCTCCATCGTGGATGCGCGCATCCACACGCTGACCAATGGCATGGCGCTGGACACTTTCTGGGTGCAGGACAGTTCGGACGACGCCTTCGACGCGCCGCACCGCCTGGCGCGGCTGTCGGTGCTGATCGAGCAGTCGCTGTCCGGCCGCCTCCAGCTCGACGCCGAAATCCGCAAGGTGCGGCGGGAGCCCGCGCGGCTGGCCGCCGTGACGGTGCCGCCGCGCGTGGTCTTCGACAACTTCGCCTCCAACACCCACACCGTCATCGAGGTGAATGGCCGCGACCGGCCCGGCCTGCTGCATGACGTGACGGCCGCCATCAGCGAACAGGGGCTGCAGATCGCCTCCGCGCACATCACCACCTATGGCGTGCGCGCCGTGGACGTCTTCTACGTGAAGGACGTCTTCGGCCTGAAGATCGAGAATGAGCGCAAGCTCGCCCCGCTGCGCGAGGCGCTGCTCGACGCGCTGACCCCGCCCGACGCGCCCGGCGGCGGGGGCGTCTCGGTGCTGATGCGCGAGGTCGCCAGCCAGGCCTGA
- the mutS gene encoding DNA mismatch repair protein MutS: protein MAQWFAAKEQAGSALVFFRMGDFYELFFEDAEAAAEALGLALTHRGEHQGHPIPMCGVPHHSHESYLARLIRRGFRVAICEQMETPEEAKARKSATLRREVVRIITPGTATEEALLDAARPAWLLALVRGGAAWLDVSTGAFHTQDAPEVAALVARLAPAEILAEDGLELEGATPALVPKDAPGRLAEALGVASLEGFGQFSPAEIAAAAMAVDYVRGVQNGALPRLAPPMPEGARGVLLLDAATRRSLDILDGPRDASLLAAVDRTLTGPGARELAARLAAPLDNRAAIRARHDAVALLLEDGTRRAGLRAALKGAPDMARALGRLSVERFAPRDLGAIRDGLDRAGRLSRLLEGAPPGLLEAAQAPLSALPALALELSRAVAAELPARLEEGGTVAPGYDGELDALRRLRDDARGAIAAMQMQLAQAWAVASLKIRHHQQLGYLAEMPAAAGEKLLRAAPPAATGDLAPIHRQSMASAHRFTCAALAALDRRLSEAGDQARARERLVVAHLRRMILAEGDAIAAAAREMAALDVLAASAELASSGGWCRPEITDRPDFAIEAGRHPVVEAALRRARGPAFVPNDCDLSPGQRLCLLTGPNMAGKSTFLRQNALMVILAQAGLYVPARAARIGLVDRLFSRVGAADDLAGGRSTFMVEMTETAAILNQAGPRSLVVLDEVGRGTATWDGLAIATAVLEALHDRIRARTLFATHFHELTRLADGLPEMRLAAMQVREWRGQVVFQHSVAEGAAEKSWGVHVAKLAGVPPAVLKRAAEVLAGLEARAAAGTDPLTAAMPLFAGAPPPPQPPRASPLLEALLALDPDALSPREAHDALYSLKALAAAKEGL, encoded by the coding sequence ATGGCCCAATGGTTCGCCGCGAAGGAGCAGGCCGGCAGCGCCCTGGTCTTCTTCCGCATGGGCGATTTCTACGAACTCTTCTTCGAGGATGCCGAGGCCGCCGCCGAAGCGTTGGGCCTCGCCCTCACCCACCGGGGCGAACACCAGGGCCACCCCATCCCCATGTGCGGCGTGCCGCACCACAGCCACGAATCCTACCTCGCGCGCCTGATCCGCCGGGGTTTCCGGGTGGCGATCTGCGAACAGATGGAGACGCCCGAGGAAGCCAAGGCCCGCAAATCGGCCACGTTGCGGCGCGAGGTGGTCCGCATCATCACCCCCGGCACCGCGACCGAGGAAGCCCTGCTGGACGCCGCCCGCCCCGCCTGGCTGCTGGCCCTTGTGCGCGGGGGGGCGGCCTGGCTCGATGTTTCCACCGGCGCCTTCCACACCCAGGATGCGCCCGAGGTCGCCGCGCTGGTCGCGCGCCTCGCGCCCGCCGAAATCCTGGCGGAGGACGGGCTGGAGCTGGAAGGCGCCACCCCCGCCTTGGTGCCGAAGGACGCGCCGGGGCGGCTCGCCGAGGCGCTGGGCGTCGCCTCGCTGGAAGGCTTCGGCCAGTTCAGCCCGGCCGAAATCGCCGCCGCCGCCATGGCCGTGGACTATGTGCGGGGCGTGCAGAACGGCGCCCTGCCGCGCCTCGCCCCGCCCATGCCCGAGGGCGCGCGCGGCGTGCTGCTGCTGGACGCCGCCACCCGCCGCAGCCTGGACATCCTGGACGGCCCGCGCGACGCCTCGCTGCTGGCGGCGGTGGACCGCACCCTGACCGGGCCAGGTGCCCGGGAACTCGCCGCGCGGCTGGCCGCACCCCTGGATAACCGCGCCGCCATCCGCGCCCGGCATGACGCCGTCGCCCTGCTGCTGGAGGACGGCACCCGCCGCGCCGGGCTGCGCGCCGCGCTGAAGGGCGCCCCCGACATGGCCCGCGCGCTGGGCCGACTTTCGGTGGAGCGCTTCGCGCCGCGCGACCTCGGCGCCATCCGCGACGGGCTGGACCGTGCCGGGCGCCTTTCCCGCCTGCTGGAGGGCGCCCCGCCCGGATTGCTGGAAGCCGCGCAGGCGCCGCTTTCCGCCCTGCCCGCCCTCGCGCTGGAACTTTCCCGCGCGGTGGCCGCCGAACTTCCGGCCCGGCTGGAGGAGGGCGGCACCGTCGCCCCGGGCTATGATGGCGAGCTGGATGCGCTGCGCCGCCTGCGCGACGACGCGCGCGGGGCCATCGCGGCCATGCAGATGCAGCTGGCCCAGGCCTGGGCCGTGGCCTCGCTCAAGATCCGGCACCACCAGCAGCTGGGGTATCTGGCCGAAATGCCCGCCGCCGCCGGGGAGAAGCTGCTGCGCGCCGCCCCGCCCGCCGCGACCGGCGACCTCGCGCCCATCCATCGCCAATCCATGGCCAGCGCGCACCGTTTCACCTGCGCCGCGCTGGCCGCGCTGGACCGGCGCCTGTCCGAGGCCGGCGACCAGGCGCGTGCCCGCGAAAGGCTGGTGGTCGCCCATCTGCGCCGCATGATCCTGGCCGAGGGCGATGCCATCGCCGCCGCCGCGCGGGAGATGGCCGCGCTGGACGTGCTGGCCGCCAGCGCGGAACTGGCCTCCAGCGGCGGCTGGTGCCGCCCCGAGATCACCGACCGCCCCGACTTCGCCATCGAAGCGGGCCGCCACCCGGTGGTGGAGGCCGCGCTGCGCCGCGCCCGCGGCCCCGCCTTCGTGCCCAATGACTGCGACCTCTCGCCCGGCCAGCGCCTCTGCCTGCTGACCGGCCCCAACATGGCCGGCAAATCCACCTTCCTGCGGCAGAACGCGCTGATGGTGATCCTGGCGCAGGCGGGGCTGTATGTTCCCGCCCGCGCGGCGCGGATCGGGCTTGTGGACCGGCTCTTCTCGCGCGTGGGCGCGGCCGATGACCTGGCCGGCGGCCGCAGCACCTTCATGGTGGAGATGACCGAGACCGCCGCCATCCTGAACCAGGCCGGCCCCCGCAGCCTGGTGGTGCTGGACGAGGTGGGGCGCGGCACGGCCACCTGGGACGGGCTCGCCATTGCCACCGCCGTGCTGGAGGCGCTGCATGACCGCATCCGCGCCCGCACCCTCTTCGCCACGCATTTCCATGAATTGACGCGGCTGGCCGATGGGCTGCCCGAGATGCGCCTGGCCGCCATGCAGGTGCGCGAATGGCGCGGCCAGGTGGTGTTCCAGCACAGCGTGGCCGAGGGTGCCGCGGAAAAGAGCTGGGGCGTGCATGTGGCCAAGCTGGCCGGCGTGCCCCCTGCCGTGCTGAAGCGCGCGGCGGAGGTGCTGGCCGGGCTGGAAGCCCGCGCCGCCGCCGGCACGGACCCGCTGACGGCCGCGATGCCCCTCTTCGCCGGGGCACCGCCACCGCCACAGCCCCCTCGGGCGTCACCCCTGCTGGAGGCCCTGCTGGCGCTGGACCCCGATGCGCTTTCCCCGCGCGAGGCCCATGACGCACTCTACAGCCTCAAGGCACTCGCAGCCGCGAAGGAAGGCCTGTAG